One Gloeothece verrucosa PCC 7822 DNA window includes the following coding sequences:
- the rraA gene encoding ribonuclease E activity regulator RraA — protein MLNTTDLLDANEALFNQGKLRIVAPLFRDYGGNTQFSGVISTLKIFEDNTLVREMLGEPGEGRILVIDGGGSLRCALLGDQLGAIAVKNRWSGLVIYGAIRDAAEIAKLPLGVKALNTYPLKSLKRGLGDKNIAVRFAEVTFTPGEWLYADLDGIIVSSVPLSH, from the coding sequence ATGCTAAATACTACTGATCTATTGGATGCCAATGAAGCACTATTTAATCAGGGTAAGCTGCGTATTGTTGCCCCCCTGTTTCGAGACTACGGCGGTAATACACAGTTTAGCGGCGTAATTTCTACGCTCAAGATTTTTGAAGATAATACTTTAGTCCGCGAGATGCTTGGCGAACCCGGAGAGGGTCGTATTTTAGTCATAGATGGCGGGGGTTCCCTCCGTTGTGCCCTTTTGGGGGATCAACTGGGCGCTATCGCGGTTAAAAATCGATGGTCAGGACTGGTAATTTATGGGGCCATTCGAGATGCTGCCGAAATTGCCAAGCTTCCTTTGGGAGTTAAAGCACTCAATACTTACCCCCTCAAAAGCTTAAAACGAGGGTTAGGCGATAAAAATATTGCCGTCCGTTTTGCTGAGGTGACCTTTACTCCTGGGGAATGGCTTTATGCAGATTTAGATGGGATTATCGTTAGTTCTGTGCCTCTGTCTCATTGA
- a CDS encoding selenium-binding family protein, with protein MSQDHHSCCGPGYASVEAAMKADREKIIYTVALYTGTSIEAPDYLATIDVDPNSPTYSQVIHRLQMPYIGDELHHFGWNACSSCHGDASKSRRFLIIPGQRSTRIYIIDTQEQRAPKIHKIIEPEEIKAKTNLSAPHTVHCLANGTVMISMLGDSVGNGPGGFLLLDENFDLVGHWEKNAEGMSFNYDFWYQPRHNIMVSSEWGAPKTYYPGFDLEDVKAGNYGRKLHFWDWSTHSILQSVDLGEEGLIPLEVRFHHNPDSTEGFVGAALSSNIWHWWKNNGHWTVEKIIDIPSVNVEGWPIPVPSLITDLLISLNDKYLYFSNWLHGNICQYDISDPKHPKLTAQVWCGGLLGRGETIKGRKIAGGPQMLQLSLDGKRLYVTDSLFSSWDNQFYPDLASSGSTLFLIDCDSENGGMEINENFCVDFGQEPNGPARAHEIRYPGGDVTSDIWV; from the coding sequence ATGAGTCAAGACCATCACTCCTGCTGTGGACCGGGTTATGCTTCTGTAGAAGCCGCTATGAAAGCAGACCGAGAAAAAATTATTTATACAGTGGCTCTCTATACAGGAACATCCATAGAAGCACCCGATTATTTAGCGACGATAGATGTCGATCCCAACTCGCCGACTTATTCCCAAGTGATTCATCGTCTTCAGATGCCTTATATAGGTGATGAATTACATCATTTTGGCTGGAATGCTTGTAGTTCTTGTCATGGAGATGCGAGTAAATCGAGACGTTTTTTAATTATTCCGGGTCAACGTTCGACGCGCATTTATATTATTGATACCCAAGAGCAACGCGCTCCAAAAATTCATAAAATTATCGAACCCGAAGAAATCAAAGCCAAAACGAATTTAAGCGCCCCTCACACCGTCCATTGTTTAGCTAATGGTACAGTCATGATTTCTATGTTAGGAGATAGCGTTGGTAACGGACCTGGGGGTTTTTTGTTGCTGGATGAAAACTTTGATCTTGTTGGACACTGGGAAAAAAATGCTGAGGGAATGAGTTTTAACTATGACTTTTGGTATCAGCCGCGTCATAATATCATGGTCAGTAGTGAATGGGGCGCTCCTAAAACTTATTATCCTGGGTTTGATCTTGAAGATGTCAAAGCCGGTAATTATGGCAGAAAACTTCATTTTTGGGACTGGTCAACTCATTCGATTTTGCAAAGTGTAGATCTCGGAGAAGAAGGTTTAATTCCTCTAGAAGTTCGTTTTCATCATAACCCCGATAGTACCGAGGGTTTTGTGGGCGCGGCTTTAAGTAGTAATATTTGGCATTGGTGGAAAAATAATGGTCATTGGACAGTGGAAAAAATTATTGATATTCCTTCAGTAAATGTTGAAGGATGGCCGATACCGGTACCTTCTTTGATTACCGATTTACTGATTTCTTTGAATGATAAATATCTCTATTTTTCTAACTGGCTACATGGCAATATTTGTCAATACGATATCAGCGATCCGAAACATCCAAAATTAACTGCACAAGTCTGGTGTGGCGGGTTATTGGGTCGAGGAGAAACCATTAAAGGGCGTAAAATTGCCGGGGGGCCTCAGATGTTACAGTTGAGTTTAGATGGTAAACGCTTGTATGTCACTGACTCTTTGTTTAGTAGCTGGGATAACCAATTTTATCCGGATTTAGCATCGTCCGGTTCTACTCTTTTTCTGATTGACTGTGATTCAGAAAATGGCGGCATGGAAATTAATGAAAATTTCTGCGTTGATTTTGGCCAAGAACCCAACGGTCCTGCCCGCGCTCATGAAATACGGTATCCTGGAGGTGATGTTACCTCAGATATTTGGGTTTAA
- a CDS encoding TAXI family TRAP transporter solute-binding subunit, with product MPESIYKKAALPVIIISVIMVIISSVRWFDHKNKVNTVILATASQKGQYYAFGKALSKVVKKHNPKINIEVIPSEGSQQNEQWLQQQKVQLALLQSNTPLSASLDVVSFLFPEVFHLVVRSDAEIKRVSDLKGKRIALMRPGSGSYSLFWVLSHHYGLQASDFTALPMSSQEAFQALETGKVDAMFQVIALGNSQMTKLLRNPKIKLVPIDQGAALQLSVPALENTKIPKGAYNGAIPIPQTDLSTVSVRAILVSHNQVDSNLIYEITRILYESRNELVKENVQAAMIAAANSNNQMGFAFHPGAQAYFDQDQPSFIVEYAEPISLGLSVVLLCVSGLLQLRVWIQGKQKNRADVYNLQLIELIEKVNQAKNIKELKEIQKQLWDIFEKVIVDLDCDRISPESFQSFTFPWDVALKTIHHRETLLSTGITNGSFSDSQLSKIAEKDS from the coding sequence ATGCCAGAATCCATTTATAAAAAAGCGGCTCTACCAGTCATTATCATTAGCGTGATCATGGTGATCATTTCCTCTGTGCGATGGTTTGACCACAAAAATAAAGTTAATACTGTAATTTTGGCAACAGCGAGTCAAAAGGGGCAATATTACGCCTTTGGAAAAGCTTTATCCAAGGTAGTCAAAAAACATAATCCCAAGATTAACATCGAAGTTATTCCCAGTGAAGGGTCACAGCAAAATGAGCAATGGTTACAGCAGCAAAAAGTGCAATTAGCCCTCCTTCAAAGTAATACCCCTCTGAGTGCCTCTCTTGACGTGGTGAGTTTTTTGTTTCCTGAAGTGTTTCATTTAGTAGTCCGTTCTGATGCGGAAATTAAGCGTGTTAGTGATTTAAAAGGGAAAAGAATAGCTTTGATGCGGCCAGGAAGTGGTTCTTATAGTTTATTTTGGGTATTGAGTCATCATTACGGCTTACAGGCATCAGATTTTACGGCTTTACCGATGTCCTCACAGGAAGCATTTCAAGCCCTAGAAACGGGGAAAGTAGACGCGATGTTTCAGGTGATAGCACTGGGTAACTCACAGATGACCAAACTGCTACGAAATCCCAAAATTAAGCTAGTGCCTATTGATCAGGGAGCCGCCTTACAACTATCAGTACCGGCTCTAGAAAATACCAAAATTCCCAAAGGAGCTTATAACGGGGCAATTCCTATTCCTCAGACAGATTTATCAACAGTTAGTGTCAGGGCGATTTTAGTAAGCCATAATCAAGTTGATTCGAATTTAATCTATGAGATAACTCGCATTTTATACGAATCTCGTAATGAATTAGTCAAAGAAAATGTACAAGCGGCTATGATTGCCGCAGCGAATTCTAACAATCAGATGGGTTTTGCCTTTCACCCTGGGGCACAAGCTTATTTTGATCAAGATCAACCCAGTTTTATCGTTGAATACGCCGAACCCATTAGCTTAGGACTTTCTGTCGTCCTACTCTGTGTGTCAGGATTATTGCAATTGCGGGTGTGGATACAGGGAAAACAAAAAAATCGCGCCGATGTTTACAACTTACAACTAATTGAGTTAATTGAAAAAGTTAATCAGGCAAAAAATATTAAAGAACTAAAAGAAATTCAAAAACAATTATGGGATATCTTTGAAAAAGTCATTGTGGATCTAGATTGTGATCGCATTTCGCCAGAATCGTTTCAATCCTTTACCTTTCCTTGGGATGTTGCCCTAAAGACAATTCATCATCGAGAAACCCTCTTAAGCACAGGAATCACAAATGGCTCTTTTTCTGACTCTCAATTGTCGAAAATTGCAGAAAAAGATAGTTAA
- a CDS encoding MFS transporter gives MEIETLSQSLTLNETEKALTTTFSSKITKEEIRTSLEASTLDAVYATIFTSVSAGVLLTNFLVELKATAIEMGMLASIPMFVNLLQPLGAYLADRTKSRFKYNALVYLPARLCWLVVVAAIIWANWQHTDPHFLIRLVLAIVLLSNFLGAFGSASWLSWIGSLVPRQLRGRYFAFRNRTGNLTGMICVPIMGLGITHWPGGSIQGYGVFLMVGIFAGVISSGYQYFMTDVNPQELKEKAQNIDENGADSHGNGVNLLQDKNFLIFLCYFSVWMFAINLSNPFFNIYMLDSLKINVTSVTLYNSLVAATNLLVLAWWGKQADRIGNRPILLLVGVVVALIPLLWLGVGSDTLSLVLWLPLLHILMSGSGIAIDLCLNNLQLGIVRVENYALYFGTAAAVAGVTGALGTTVGGFMAQSHVGGGFLGLFILSTLVRLAALLPLFFVDEEKSHSLSEVLKLFKFSKEEQKCS, from the coding sequence ATGGAGATTGAGACATTATCACAATCCCTAACCCTGAACGAAACAGAAAAGGCTCTAACTACTACTTTCTCTTCAAAAATTACTAAGGAGGAAATACGAACCAGTCTCGAAGCTTCTACCTTAGACGCGGTCTACGCTACTATTTTTACCAGCGTCAGCGCAGGTGTTTTATTAACGAACTTTTTAGTGGAGCTTAAAGCCACTGCAATTGAAATGGGAATGTTAGCTTCAATCCCCATGTTCGTGAATTTGCTGCAACCTTTGGGGGCTTATCTAGCAGACCGAACCAAGAGCCGATTTAAGTACAATGCTTTGGTCTATTTACCCGCCCGCTTGTGTTGGCTGGTGGTGGTAGCGGCAATTATCTGGGCCAATTGGCAACATACAGACCCCCATTTTCTCATCCGTTTAGTGCTGGCGATCGTTCTACTGAGCAATTTTTTAGGGGCTTTTGGCAGTGCTTCTTGGTTAAGTTGGATAGGGTCTTTAGTCCCGCGACAGCTACGGGGGCGGTATTTTGCTTTTCGCAATCGCACAGGCAATTTAACCGGTATGATTTGTGTTCCGATCATGGGCTTAGGAATCACCCATTGGCCGGGGGGAAGCATTCAAGGCTATGGCGTTTTTTTGATGGTGGGCATCTTCGCTGGTGTGATCAGTTCGGGATATCAGTATTTTATGACCGATGTGAACCCGCAAGAGCTTAAGGAAAAAGCACAAAATATTGATGAAAATGGGGCTGATTCTCATGGGAATGGAGTTAATTTATTACAGGATAAAAACTTTTTGATCTTCCTGTGTTATTTTAGCGTCTGGATGTTTGCAATCAACCTCAGTAATCCTTTTTTTAATATTTATATGCTCGATTCTTTGAAGATCAATGTTACTTCGGTAACGCTTTACAATAGTTTAGTGGCGGCTACGAATTTGCTGGTGTTGGCCTGGTGGGGAAAGCAGGCTGATAGAATTGGTAATCGTCCGATTTTATTGTTAGTTGGTGTTGTTGTTGCTCTTATCCCGCTTTTGTGGTTAGGGGTGGGGAGTGATACTTTATCCCTGGTGCTGTGGCTGCCTTTGTTACATATTTTGATGAGTGGGTCGGGAATTGCCATTGATTTATGCCTCAATAATTTACAGTTGGGCATTGTTCGAGTGGAAAATTATGCTCTTTATTTTGGTACGGCGGCGGCGGTTGCTGGTGTTACAGGGGCTTTAGGAACTACTGTAGGGGGTTTTATGGCCCAGAGCCATGTTGGGGGTGGCTTTCTAGGCTTGTTTATTTTATCGACTCTGGTAAGATTAGCGGCTTTGTTGCCTCTGTTTTTTGTTGATGAGGAAAAGAGTCACTCTTTGTCTGAGGTTTTAAAGCTTTTCAAATTCTCCAAAGAAGAACAAAAATGCTCTTAA
- a CDS encoding PEP-CTERM sorting domain-containing protein, protein MGLPKLYNNMAANGQKTVLNYWDVVDSNGKVHRYYDVAGFPGGSVGLQPVPEPLTFLGAGAALSFGSYFKQKLSQKQKKTR, encoded by the coding sequence ATGGGATTACCCAAGCTATATAATAATATGGCGGCTAACGGACAGAAAACCGTTCTCAATTATTGGGATGTGGTTGATAGCAATGGTAAGGTTCATCGCTACTATGATGTGGCAGGGTTTCCTGGCGGTAGTGTGGGATTGCAACCTGTTCCCGAACCCCTGACTTTTCTGGGTGCAGGTGCGGCTCTGAGTTTTGGGAGTTACTTTAAGCAAAAACTCTCACAAAAGCAGAAAAAAACTCGTTAA
- a CDS encoding alpha-amylase family glycosyl hydrolase produces MNQSLYPSLYQINTRLWFNRLSRELGHPMTLDDIPDKELDRLAALGFEWIYFLSVWQIGEAGRNISRTKPEWLAEYREVLPDLQVEDICGSGFAITGYTLNSKLGDSNALGRLRDRLHQRGLKLILDFVPNHTALDHPWVEEHLDYYIAGTPSQLAQKPNNYIKLDLSGGSEILAFGRDPYFDGWPDTLQLNYGNPSLQAARIEELLHIAQWCDGLRCDMAMLILPDIFQKTWGIEMEPFWSKAIQKVHQQYPAFVFMAEVYWDMEWRLQQEGFDYTYDKRLYDHLRYGVPRPVREHFWANLDYQPKSVRFLENHDEPRTAKTFAPDVHQAAAIISFLCPGLRFLHQGQLEGWQTKVTVHLCRGPEEETDPTLETFYSQLLACLRLDIFRNGTWQLLECQPAWETNWTWDCFIAFAWTAQNGQRAMVVVNYAANQSQCYVKLPWSDLAGKRFELKDLMNPVSYDVYGDNLLSTGFYLDLSAWGYHVFQIVESI; encoded by the coding sequence ATGAATCAGTCCCTATATCCGTCTCTTTATCAAATTAATACCCGTCTCTGGTTTAATCGCTTATCTCGTGAATTGGGTCACCCGATGACCCTTGATGATATTCCGGATAAAGAACTGGATAGACTAGCCGCATTAGGATTTGAATGGATTTACTTTCTCAGCGTATGGCAAATAGGAGAAGCAGGACGGAACATTTCTCGTACTAAACCCGAATGGTTAGCCGAATATCGCGAAGTTTTACCCGATTTACAAGTAGAAGATATTTGTGGTTCGGGATTTGCTATTACCGGTTATACTCTCAATTCTAAATTAGGAGACTCAAACGCTTTAGGACGATTGCGGGACCGCCTGCATCAACGAGGATTAAAATTGATCTTAGATTTTGTTCCCAATCATACCGCCCTTGATCATCCTTGGGTTGAGGAACATTTAGATTATTATATTGCTGGTACCCCCTCTCAACTGGCCCAAAAGCCCAATAATTATATCAAACTAGATTTATCTGGAGGTTCCGAGATTCTCGCATTCGGTCGAGACCCCTACTTTGATGGATGGCCGGACACGCTACAATTAAACTACGGCAACCCCTCACTCCAAGCCGCCAGAATCGAAGAATTATTACACATAGCCCAATGGTGTGATGGTTTACGTTGTGACATGGCCATGCTCATTTTACCCGATATTTTTCAAAAAACTTGGGGAATTGAGATGGAACCCTTTTGGAGTAAAGCTATCCAAAAAGTGCATCAGCAATATCCCGCATTTGTTTTCATGGCAGAAGTTTATTGGGATATGGAGTGGAGATTACAACAAGAGGGATTTGATTACACCTATGATAAACGACTTTATGACCACCTACGTTATGGAGTCCCTCGTCCTGTTCGAGAGCATTTCTGGGCGAATTTAGATTATCAACCTAAATCCGTGCGATTTTTGGAAAACCATGATGAACCAAGGACCGCAAAAACCTTTGCGCCGGATGTACATCAAGCCGCAGCCATCATCAGTTTTCTTTGTCCGGGTTTGCGCTTCTTGCATCAGGGACAATTAGAAGGTTGGCAGACCAAAGTCACTGTTCACCTCTGTCGAGGTCCAGAAGAAGAAACCGACCCAACTTTAGAAACCTTTTACTCTCAGTTGTTAGCCTGTCTGCGCTTAGATATATTTAGGAATGGAACTTGGCAATTGCTCGAATGCCAACCCGCATGGGAAACTAATTGGACTTGGGATTGTTTTATTGCTTTTGCTTGGACAGCACAAAATGGACAACGGGCGATGGTGGTGGTGAATTATGCGGCTAATCAGAGTCAGTGTTATGTTAAGCTACCTTGGTCAGATCTTGCTGGTAAAAGGTTCGAGTTAAAAGATTTAATGAATCCGGTTAGTTACGATGTCTATGGGGATAATTTACTCTCCACAGGATTCTATTTAGATTTATCAGCTTGGGGCTACCATGTTTTTCAAATTGTAGAGAGTATTTAA
- a CDS encoding Asr1405/Asl0597 family protein gives MFTPLNQTHLSPQTKVLIDVPPQINSRIFKRLQSLAISCGWTPEGKFWVRVDNAYAAIQLQSVLHQFLAPREMLENWLIQCWQLNS, from the coding sequence ATGTTTACACCCTTAAATCAGACACATCTATCTCCACAAACCAAAGTTTTAATTGATGTTCCTCCTCAAATAAATAGTCGAATATTTAAAAGATTACAGTCCCTTGCTATCTCTTGTGGTTGGACACCTGAAGGAAAATTTTGGGTGAGGGTAGATAACGCTTATGCCGCTATTCAACTACAAAGTGTTCTCCATCAATTTTTAGCTCCTAGAGAAATGCTAGAAAACTGGTTAATACAATGCTGGCAACTGAATAGTTAG
- a CDS encoding lipid kinase gives MTKRALLMVNRYARKGQKSLAQAVDALNELDFELITVPIKSCQELAESVHKYGPHVDTIIVGGGDGTLNSVVDSLLEQQLPLGILPLGTANDLARTLSIPLSIPEACKVIAQGQTKLIDLGWVNGKYFFNVASMGLSVDITEKLTKGAKRRWGILAYGFTALQVLSQTRSFSAEIRLNGENFPVKTIQIAVGNGRYYGGGMTIAQEATIDDQKLDLYSLELKSWWQIFPLLWSFPQGQHGLLPWVRTLRGEEIEINTRKSLSINTDGELTASTPAKFRVIPKALSVFVPNIAEAATD, from the coding sequence ATGACTAAACGGGCACTTTTAATGGTTAACCGCTATGCTCGCAAGGGACAGAAAAGCCTAGCGCAGGCAGTTGATGCTTTAAATGAACTAGATTTTGAGTTAATTACTGTACCCATCAAGAGTTGCCAAGAACTTGCAGAATCAGTTCATAAGTATGGGCCCCACGTAGATACAATAATTGTGGGAGGGGGAGATGGTACCCTTAACTCAGTAGTAGATAGTTTACTGGAACAGCAACTGCCTTTAGGAATATTACCACTAGGTACAGCTAATGATTTAGCCCGTACTCTTTCTATTCCTCTATCTATCCCCGAAGCTTGTAAAGTAATTGCACAAGGCCAAACAAAATTAATTGATCTCGGTTGGGTAAATGGGAAATATTTTTTTAATGTCGCTAGTATGGGACTCAGTGTAGACATTACTGAAAAATTAACCAAGGGAGCAAAACGGCGTTGGGGAATTTTAGCCTATGGATTTACTGCGCTACAGGTACTAAGTCAAACTCGTTCTTTTTCTGCCGAAATTCGTCTCAATGGAGAAAATTTTCCGGTCAAAACTATTCAAATAGCCGTCGGTAACGGGCGTTATTATGGAGGAGGGATGACGATAGCCCAAGAGGCCACTATTGATGACCAAAAACTAGATTTATATAGTCTAGAACTTAAATCTTGGTGGCAAATTTTTCCTTTATTATGGAGTTTTCCTCAAGGACAGCATGGGTTACTGCCTTGGGTACGAACTCTCAGAGGAGAAGAAATCGAGATTAATACTCGTAAATCTCTGTCCATTAATACTGATGGAGAATTGACCGCTTCTACGCCTGCTAAGTTTCGAGTCATTCCTAAAGCCTTGTCGGTTTTTGTGCCAAATATAGCTGAAGCCGCTACGGATTAA
- a CDS encoding DUF2808 domain-containing protein has protein sequence MKQLLGLTVLSGILTLASAASAINSISLPTDNGIYITNSVAYPSLGRVQGANHYFKLRVEGRALSQLLITLPDGIDNIQDIQVKDEFGKPIETHALIDTKTKEAVVTFAKPVETSTTLSVKLKDVHIDQWNNIWLYQVSGKVIDPQVGNLPIGTVRIQTDAN, from the coding sequence ATGAAACAACTGCTCGGATTAACGGTGTTATCTGGAATTTTGACTCTAGCAAGTGCCGCTAGTGCTATCAATTCCATTTCTCTACCAACAGACAACGGGATTTACATCACTAATAGCGTAGCTTACCCAAGTCTTGGAAGAGTTCAAGGAGCTAATCATTACTTTAAGTTGCGCGTCGAAGGACGAGCATTAAGCCAGCTTTTGATTACACTTCCTGATGGAATAGATAACATTCAAGATATCCAAGTTAAGGATGAATTCGGTAAACCAATTGAAACCCATGCCTTGATCGACACTAAAACGAAAGAAGCCGTTGTCACTTTTGCTAAACCGGTAGAAACCTCAACGACGTTATCAGTAAAGCTGAAAGATGTTCATATTGATCAATGGAACAATATTTGGCTTTATCAAGTATCGGGTAAAGTGATTGATCCACAGGTAGGAAATCTCCCAATTGGTACAGTCAGAATTCAGACTGACGCAAATTAA
- the crtA gene encoding cyanoexosortase A, whose protein sequence is MNNYHDLPVKLIKTSYFWLLTLATSLVVIYMTLLSKAGDTAHLGMSGLFLLVVGSLIWEKRHSLKLESHILSKLLGVLIIGLLLFKLPLSPHKTDLNPYLRISPFMFGLGLSLIASGVRGLKQYWRELIILFFLGIPSLILSSLTNPSEITAKFSAFILECLNYDVSLQGIHINLPTGGVTVVKGCSGLEAMAYLLGIAAIVLTLFPLRRIYNLFVPIVAVIVGFVVNAVRVALMAILVASDQLDAFDYWHEGEGSLIFGMLAVVIFIGFYFLLIRFSKPQPN, encoded by the coding sequence ATGAACAATTATCACGATTTACCAGTCAAACTCATCAAAACTTCTTACTTTTGGCTTTTAACCCTAGCAACAAGTTTAGTTGTTATTTACATGACTCTTTTGTCGAAAGCAGGAGACACTGCTCATTTAGGGATGAGCGGCTTATTTTTATTGGTTGTTGGCTCTTTAATCTGGGAAAAACGTCACAGCCTAAAATTAGAAAGTCATATCCTATCTAAACTTCTAGGTGTATTGATAATTGGTTTGCTCCTATTCAAACTTCCCTTGTCACCCCATAAAACAGATTTAAACCCTTATTTAAGAATTTCACCGTTTATGTTCGGTTTAGGTTTAAGTTTGATCGCTTCTGGAGTTCGGGGATTAAAACAATATTGGCGAGAATTAATTATCCTCTTTTTCCTGGGTATCCCAAGTTTAATCTTGTCCTCCCTAACCAATCCATCAGAAATAACTGCTAAGTTTTCCGCTTTTATCCTTGAGTGCTTAAATTATGATGTTTCCCTCCAAGGAATTCATATTAATTTGCCTACAGGAGGAGTAACAGTTGTTAAAGGCTGTTCTGGATTAGAAGCAATGGCTTATCTGTTAGGTATAGCCGCTATCGTTCTAACCTTGTTTCCCCTTCGACGGATTTACAATCTTTTTGTGCCGATTGTAGCCGTTATTGTAGGATTTGTCGTTAACGCAGTTCGAGTTGCTCTTATGGCCATTCTGGTTGCATCAGATCAACTTGATGCCTTTGACTACTGGCATGAAGGAGAAGGTTCATTAATCTTTGGTATGCTTGCCGTTGTCATTTTTATAGGATTTTACTTCTTGCTAATTCGATTTTCAAAGCCTCAACCTAATTAG
- a CDS encoding PEP-CTERM sorting domain-containing protein, with translation MKTKLIKTLFITIIALFSFSNLINSPAYALYIKNEGGGQPQPEPLPWPNPVPDPVPLPNPEPSPPSSLPDPVPLPFVPPQPPIPDPPNNQGNQQVPEPLTILGTITVLGSLPVFKKEYSKRKKSNKEKT, from the coding sequence ATGAAAACTAAGCTGATCAAAACTTTATTCATTACTATCATTGCTTTATTCTCATTTAGTAACTTAATCAATTCCCCTGCTTACGCTCTATATATAAAAAACGAAGGAGGAGGACAACCTCAACCGGAACCTTTACCATGGCCAAACCCAGTACCTGACCCAGTACCTTTACCTAACCCAGAACCATCGCCACCAAGCTCATTACCTGACCCAGTACCTTTACCATTCGTGCCACCGCAACCACCTATACCTGATCCACCCAATAACCAGGGTAATCAACAAGTTCCTGAACCTTTAACTATTCTCGGAACAATAACAGTTCTTGGTTCTTTGCCCGTTTTCAAAAAAGAGTATTCAAAACGAAAGAAATCAAACAAAGAGAAAACCTAA
- a CDS encoding PEP-CTERM sorting domain-containing protein: protein MKVKFLESLALSTILFVSSSVVSQAPASAQTSGNSGNGNSGGSGGGTTQTSGNSGNGNSGGSGGGTTQTSGNSGNGNSGGSGGGTTITINCPITICSPFSNNNNNGNNNGKNNGNGNGNGNNNGNNNGNGNTKTPEPLTILGTVTALGSLPTLKKEYSKRKKQGKDKS, encoded by the coding sequence ATGAAAGTTAAATTTTTAGAATCGTTAGCTCTTTCTACGATTTTATTTGTGTCGTCTAGCGTGGTTTCTCAAGCTCCTGCTTCTGCTCAAACGAGTGGAAATTCAGGGAATGGAAATAGTGGAGGTAGTGGAGGCGGAACTACTCAGACGAGTGGAAATTCAGGGAATGGAAATAGTGGAGGTAGTGGAGGCGGAACTACTCAGACGAGTGGAAATTCAGGGAATGGAAATAGTGGAGGTAGTGGAGGCGGAACTACAATTACAATTAATTGTCCAATTACCATTTGTAGCCCATTTAGTAATAATAACAACAACGGTAACAACAACGGTAAGAACAACGGCAACGGCAACGGCAACGGCAACAATAACGGTAACAACAACGGTAATGGCAACACAAAAACTCCCGAACCTCTTACTATCCTTGGCACAGTAACAGCCCTAGGTTCCTTACCCACTCTCAAGAAAGAATATTCCAAACGAAAAAAGCAAGGCAAAGATAAGTCATAA